From a region of the Alnus glutinosa chromosome 1, dhAlnGlut1.1, whole genome shotgun sequence genome:
- the LOC133860168 gene encoding maltose excess protein 1-like, chloroplastic: MANSVVVSYGVKAPAGLQRHPNYCHSLPPLNLKPFSLTLQNPVSLKYNSLTTLLHRRLSSQTQAALESDVPHPLHEGSVKFRSSKSFEQWDSLTAKFSGASNIPFLLLQLPQITLNARNLLAGNKTALLAVPWLGMFTGLLGNLSLLSYFTKKREKEVIVVQTLGVVSLYTVFAQLALAEAMPLPYFVTTSVVVGAGLVLNFMNYFGWLNAGIWHFWEDFITVGGLSVLPQIMWSTFVPYIPNSILPGAIAFVIAMVAVIMARTGKLSEKGVKFVGSISGWTATLLFMWMPVSQMWTNFLNPDNIKGLSSFSMLLAMMGNGLMVPRALFIRDFMWFLGSSWASLFYGYGNILCLYCFNAISREFFLAATAGLFLWMGMALWRDTVVHGYSSPLTSLKELVFGS, encoded by the exons ATGGCTAATTCTGTAGTGGTGTCGTATGGTGTCAAGGCGCCAGCTGGTCTTCAACGCCACCCAAACTACTGCCACTCTCTCCCGCCTCTAAATCTAAAGCCCTTCTCTTTGACCCTCCAAAACCCTGTGTCTTTGAAATACAACTCTCTCACTACTTTGCTTCACCGCCGGCTCAGTTCTCAGACTCAGGCCGCTCTTGAATCCGACGTCCCGCATCCCCTTCACGAG GGATCAGTGAAATTTAGGAGCAGTAAGAGCTTTGAGCAATGGGATTCACTGACAGCAAAGTTCTCTGGAGCATCGAATATCCCATTTCTGTTACTGCAATTGCCTCAGATCACCCTCAATGCTCGCAATCTTTTGGCAGGGAACAAAACTGCCCTTTTGGCCGTCCCGTGGCTG GGGATGTTTACTGGTTTGCTTGGGAACCTTTCACTGCTCTCATACTTTACAAAGAAGAGGGAGAAGGAGGTGATTGTTGTGCAAACATTGGGTGTAGTGTCATTATATACTGTATTTGCGCAGCTTGCACTGGCAGAAGCCATGCCTCTGCCTTATTTTGTGACCACTTCAGTTGTCGTCGGAGCTGGGCTTGTATTGAATTTCATGAATTATTTTGGTTGGCTAAATGCTGGAATCTGGCACTTTTGGGAAGATTTTATTACTGTTGGCGGGTTATCTGTCCTTCCGCAA ATTATGTGGTCTACTTTTGTCCCGTATATACCAAACAGCATCTTGCCAGGGGCAATAGCTTTTGTTATAGCTATGGTGGCTGTTATTATG GCACGTACTGGAAAACTTTCTGAGAAAGGTGTAAAATTTGTTGGATCAATATCTGGATGGACAGCTACGCTTCTCTTCATGTGGATGCCAGTTTCACAAATG TGGACAAATTTCCTGAATCCTGATAACATCAAAGGCTTATCGTCTTTCTCAATGTTGCTTGCTATGATGGGAAATGGACTTATGGTCCCACGTGCTCTCTTTATTCGTGATTTTATGTG GTTCCTTGGCTCAAGTTGGGCATCTTTGTTTTATGGATATGGGAATATTCTATGCCTGTACTG TTTCAACGCTATTAGTAGAGAATTCTTCTTGGCAGCGACGGCTGGTTTGTTTTTGTGGATGG GAATGGCTTTGTGGAGAGACACAGTAGTACATGGTTACAGCTCTCCTTTGACATCTTTGAAAGAGTTGGTTTTTGGTTCTTAA